TTCAAAAGTGTGTTTTGGGAGATGAAAAATGAAAAATAAGAAAAAAATGCAGAATAAAAAGAGAGAATATTTCAAATGGACACTAATATTGTTTATTTTATCGTTTTTACTGTCGGCTACTCTAAACTACATTTCAAGCTATGTATCAGAAAGATTACCTGTGACAATTTCATTCATACTTTTATTTTGTATAATTTTATTAGGAATAATCTTTGACATAATTGGGATTGCTACAACCGCAGCTGATGAGGTTCCTTTTCACGCAATGGCTGCAAAGAAAGTAAAAGGTGCAAAGGTGAGTGTATGGCTCATAAAAAATGCAAGCAAAGTATCTTCTATTTGCAACGATGTTATAGGAGATATATGCGGAATATTGAGTGGAGCACTTTCTGCAAGTATTGTGTTTTATATATCAAAAAATAGCAAAGCCAATCCCATTCTTCTTTCAATACTTTTGACTGCAATGGTTGCTGCTATAACAATATCTGGCAAATCGATTGGAAAATATTTTGCAATCAAAAAGAGTAATGAGATTGTAAAAATAAGCGGAAAGATTCTTGGAATATTTCTAAAAATGTAGTTTGGGAAGTGAGAGGTATTGGGTATATTAGAAAAGGTAAACTATCCTGAAGATATAAAAAGATTGAGTATATCCGAACTCTATAAACTTGCCGAAGAAATAAGAGAATTTCTGTTATATAACATCGCCAATACAGGTGGACATTTGGCAGCAAATTTGGGGGTTGTTGAACTGACTCTTGCTCTGCTAAAAGTATTTGACCCACCAAAAGATAAAATTGTGTGGGATGTAGGGCATCAGTGTTATGTTTACAAGATATTGACAGGGCGAAAACAAAAATTTAATACTTTAAGGAAATTTGGTGGCTTGAGCGGTTTTCCAAAATCAAAAGAGAGTATTTTTGATGCATTTGATACTGGTCACAGTTCTACTTCTATTTCTGTTGCACTGGGATTTGCAGTTGCGCGCGATCTTGAAAATGAGCACTATAATGTAATTGCAGTAATAGGAGATGGAGCTTTAACTGGAGGACTTGCATATGAAGGACTCAATAATGCCGGCAGGTACAATGGTAAGCTTCTTGTAATTTTGAATGACAACGACATGTCAATCTCCAAAAATGTTGGTGCGATTGCAAAATATCTATCAAAGGTACGAACAAAACCACGTTATTTTAAATTGAAAAAAGCTGCTGATAGCTTGGTAGAAGGAATCCCGGTTGTTGGCAAAAATCTTAGCAGCTTTGTAAGAAAGGTAAAAGGGAGTTTAAAATACTTTTTCTTTCCTGGAACTTTGTTTGAAGCGCTTGGATTTGAATATTATGGACCTATTGATGGTCATGACATAGAAAGACTTTGTGAAGTATTTGAAAGTGTTAAGGATTTTGAAAGACCTGTTTTGGTTCATGTGGTTACACAAAAGGGGAGAGGATATGAACATGCTGAAAGATTTCCAGAAAAATTCCATGGTGTTCCGCCATTTGACATAGAAACAGGAAATCATCTGTCTGACAATACTTCAAAGACATTTTCAGAGGTTTTGGGTGATAAACTTTGCGAGCTTGCCAAGAATAATCCGAAGATATTAGCAATCACAGCTGCAATGCCAGATGGTACTGGTCTTAGCAGGTTTGCAAAGATGTATCCTCAAAGGTTTTTTGACGTTGGAATAGCAGAAGAACATGCAGTTACTTTTGCAGGTGCTCTTGCGAAAGAGGGATTTAAACCGTTTGTTGCCATATATTCAACCTTCCTACAAAGAGCTTTTGACCAGATTATTCATGATGTGTGTCTTCAAAATTTGAATGTGGTCTTCTGTGTAGACAGAGCGGGTCTTGTTGGCGAGGATGGAGAGACGCACCATGGAAGTTTTGATATATCGTATTTGAGCCTAATTCCTAACTTAACATTGATGGTGCCAAAGGATACAAAAGAATTTGAAATGATGATAGAATTTGCAGCTTTCTATCAGGACGGACCTATTGCGATAAGATATCCGCGCGGAAGCTGCAAACAGGTAGGTCTTTATGATGAAATTAAACTTTCTGAACCGGAGATATTAAAAGAAGGAAAATACTTGGCCATATTTTCTATTGGAAGACATGTTTCAATGTTGTATGATATTATTAGCAAAAACAAGTTGGATGTAACACTGGTAAATGTAAGATTTATAAAACCCTTAAATACTGAGATTATAAAAAGAATACTCACTGTACACCCGAAAATTCTAATTGTAGAGGACAATAGTGTTATCGGTGGGCTTGGTGAAAAAATAAAAAGTATTATAGCTGAAGAAAAATCAGCAGAGATTAAGCACATAGCTATACCTGATAGATTTATTCCTCATGGTTCAATTTCTCAGCTTTATTCCATGCTTGGGATGGATAGAGAAAACTTAACAAGAGTAATTATGGAGTTGATAGAAAGTTGAAAAAAAGGGCTGATATACTCCTTGTTGAAAAGGGACTGGCAGCATCACGTGAAAAGGCAAGAGCATTAATTTTGAGTGGCAACGTTTATGTGAATAATCAAAAGATAGAAAAAGCAGGAGAGATGATAGATGAAAGCAGCCAGATAATAATAAAAGAACCACTAAAATATGTTAGCAGAGGCGGCCTTAAACTTGAAAAAGCTTTAGAGTTTTTTCAGATTGACGTTGAAGGTAAGATTGCCCTTGACATTGGTGCTTCAACAGGAGGTTTTACAGACTGTTTGCTCCAACATGGCGCTAAAAAGGTCTATTGTGTGGATGTTGGGTATGGTCAGCTTGCATGGAAGTTGAGAGAAGACCCGAGGGTAGTAAATTTTGAAAAGACTAATTTTAGGTACTTTGATAGAAAAAGTATTCAGGATAAGATTGATATTATAGTATGCGATGTCTCTTTTATTTCTTTGAACCTAATTTCGGAAAAGATAAAGGAGTTTATGGAAAATGGTACAGAAGGCGTTTTGCTGATAAAACCCCAGTTTGAAGCGGGAAGAAAGGAGGT
The DNA window shown above is from Caldicellulosiruptor owensensis OL and carries:
- the dxs gene encoding 1-deoxy-D-xylulose-5-phosphate synthase, producing the protein MGILEKVNYPEDIKRLSISELYKLAEEIREFLLYNIANTGGHLAANLGVVELTLALLKVFDPPKDKIVWDVGHQCYVYKILTGRKQKFNTLRKFGGLSGFPKSKESIFDAFDTGHSSTSISVALGFAVARDLENEHYNVIAVIGDGALTGGLAYEGLNNAGRYNGKLLVILNDNDMSISKNVGAIAKYLSKVRTKPRYFKLKKAADSLVEGIPVVGKNLSSFVRKVKGSLKYFFFPGTLFEALGFEYYGPIDGHDIERLCEVFESVKDFERPVLVHVVTQKGRGYEHAERFPEKFHGVPPFDIETGNHLSDNTSKTFSEVLGDKLCELAKNNPKILAITAAMPDGTGLSRFAKMYPQRFFDVGIAEEHAVTFAGALAKEGFKPFVAIYSTFLQRAFDQIIHDVCLQNLNVVFCVDRAGLVGEDGETHHGSFDISYLSLIPNLTLMVPKDTKEFEMMIEFAAFYQDGPIAIRYPRGSCKQVGLYDEIKLSEPEILKEGKYLAIFSIGRHVSMLYDIISKNKLDVTLVNVRFIKPLNTEIIKRILTVHPKILIVEDNSVIGGLGEKIKSIIAEEKSAEIKHIAIPDRFIPHGSISQLYSMLGMDRENLTRVIMELIES
- a CDS encoding TlyA family RNA methyltransferase, which gives rise to MKKRADILLVEKGLAASREKARALILSGNVYVNNQKIEKAGEMIDESSQIIIKEPLKYVSRGGLKLEKALEFFQIDVEGKIALDIGASTGGFTDCLLQHGAKKVYCVDVGYGQLAWKLREDPRVVNFEKTNFRYFDRKSIQDKIDIIVCDVSFISLNLISEKIKEFMENGTEGVLLIKPQFEAGRKEVGKRGVVKSKDTHKNVIKKVIDHYFSVGISINGLTYSPITGPEGNIEYLLYIKMGEEAKNCVNDMSIEEIVNQAFEVLGEKK